In one Plasmodium vivax chromosome 4, whole genome shotgun sequence genomic region, the following are encoded:
- a CDS encoding hypothetical protein, conserved (encoded by transcript PVX_003690A) — translation MEEGESQKKGPPPPSGEEEKEPFDGAANGSDADETNKGLHVYPNKSTYEGFYLHGQKSGVGKLTKRNGAFYEGNFQNGQKHGAGFQRYSSGDFYYGEWRHNKKDGRGIYFFASTAEYYFGEWCKGSLISGAWVISGEAKYVGTFFRNLPKFKGEFLFANDSKMSVFYEQTLGVSSASDGGAERVALHWRSL, via the exons ATGGAGGAAGGGGAGAGCCAAAAGAAGGGACCCCCTCCTCCCTCAG gggaggaagaaaaggaacccTTTGACGGAGCGGCTAACGGATCAGATGCAGACGAAACAAATAAAGGGCTTCATGTCTATCCTAACAAAAGCACCTATGAGGGGTTCTACCTGCATGGGCAGAAGTCGGGCGTGGGAAAATTGACCAAGCGGAACGGGGCGTTTTACGAAG GCAACTTCCAAAACGGGCAGAAGCACGGAGCAGGGTTCCAGCGATACTCCAGTGGGGATTTCTACTACGGGGAGTGGAGGCACAACAAGAAGGACGGCCGGGGCATTTACTTTTTCGCCTCCACCGCGGAATAC tACTTCGGCGAATGGTGCAAGGGAAGCCTCATCAGCGGGGCCTGGGTCATCTCCGGAGAGGCAAAATACGTGGGGACGTTTTTTAGGAACCTGCCCAAGTTCAAGGGGGAGTTCCTGTTTGCCAACGACTCTAAAATGAGCGTCTTTTACGAGCAGACCCTGGGCGTTTCCAGTGCGAGTGACGGGGGTGCGGAGCGCGTGGCGCTGCACTGGAGGTCGCTCTAG
- a CDS encoding hypothetical protein (encoded by transcript PVX_003685A) — translation MSTSKCYVYPREEEVKSCSDMAMPNGPIVNDCEGDEAMEVGVKGQEEKHPEGVIQEEKNSRQDGPLFGEEAPSGGDVGVNASSEQAGEAPVEDHPKKELTDGHEKGDNHLGAANSKLGQIDKKTKLKKKKKVGERREKGEKKKKKKLNAQQTNAVTGKEENGGGDHPLADVPDKATEEANEGVVLCQEVYHDCTH, via the coding sequence ATGAGCACATCGAAATGTTACGTATACCCCCGGGAGGAGGAAGTGAAGAGCTGCAGCGACATGGCTATGCCAAATGGTCCCATTGTTAACGACTGTGAGGGGGATGAAGCGATGGAGGTGGGAGTAAAGGGGCAAGAGGAGAAACACCCCGAAGGGGTTAttcaagaggaaaaaaacagtcGTCAAGATGGCCCCCTCTTCGGTGAAGAAGCGCCAAGCGGGGGAGACGTCGGTGTGAACGCATCGAGTGAGCAGGCGGGTGAAGCACCCGTGGAAGACCACCCAAAGAAGGAGCTAACCGATGGGCacgaaaaaggggataaCCATCTCGGGGCAGCAAACAGTAAGTTGGGGCAAATagacaaaaaaacgaagttaaaaaaaaagaaaaaagtaggagaaaggagggagaagggggagaagaagaagaaaaaaaaattaaacgccCAGCAGACAAATGCAGTTACTGGGAAGGAAGAGAACGGAGGAGGCGATCACCCCCTGGCGGACGTCCCAGATAAAGCCACAGAAGAGGCGAACGAGGGGGTGGTTCTTTGCCAGGAGGTCTACCACGATTGCACTCATTAG
- a CDS encoding hypothetical protein (encoded by transcript PVX_003680A), protein MCTKSRAEAREPFWRDIARIDRLIYAHEKKLQSCNCKKRKCYRLLSLWADYDKWLSETCERYAWKVRALRMVGTGSRGSATCADEEWSSRIGDCPPSGTPCAASKDCGHLAKWSSVHATAGERLRKRRKKRRPRGGKIAGGKLTSKTKGQGKPQLNCANRRGDPPRGGNEKVQEDAEGGEIKGGHSLGGVERPQGEENGDEAAEEDLGEAAEEVHENEGQLPGVANPTCEDTGGREADGSEGTQPNGRSRVAEREGSPEAVEEWKVSSCDEKEKEEETGRGQTVHNSVGEKSENSLETVPSGSGGCPHKMGGEAEEEKEEEEKKEKTDKQHNELEFSEVQVRAVTLEEGDAKTGGKQAAKEKRARGGEKKAKGKKRGGKKEKRARKGEGKKAKGKEKMMEEGEEGEKATETAVEEGKETAVEEATEEKMEEVREVKVEEGKEEKMEGIKEAAVKEEKEEKMGGEKEQMEEEVEEVKMEKAMEVKVEEATEEEMEEEKEEKLEGEKEQRAEEATEEKVEEETEGKTKDERNEKLGVEKEAMVQKGGDMYTEGGGSTTMEGEKQVTVEGEKQVTVEGEQQVTVEGEQQVTVEGEQQMKVEGEKPTNVESEKPTTMEEDSSIGEGTEEKIEDEGEAKADVEREQNSGGEKEAKPGAAQRSDHEDEPGKTAGNEIVHHILSEYSNTIQYTSFLDYIKNKETE, encoded by the coding sequence ATGTGCACGAAATCGCGCGCAGAGGCCCGGGAACCCTTCTGGAGGGACATTGCACGGATAGACAGGCTGATTTACgcgcacgaaaaaaaattacaatcaTGCAactgtaaaaaaaggaaatgctaCAGGCTGCTGTCGCTCTGGGCCGACTATGACAAATGGTTGAGTGAGACGTGCGAAAGGTATGCGTGGAAGGTGCGGGCGTTGCGAATGGTGGGGACGGGTTCCAGGGGGAGTGCCACGTGCGCAGATGAGGAGTGGAGTAGCCGCATAGGGGACTGCCCCCCGAGTGGAACCCCATGTGCGGCGTCGAAAGATTGTGGCCACTTAGCCAAGTGGAGCTCCGTCCATGCCACGGCAGGGGAACGGCTGcgtaaaaggagaaagaaaagaagaccGCGGGGTGGGAAGATAGCAGGTGGGAAGCTGACGAGCAAAACAAAAGGTCAGGGGAAACCCCAACTAAACTGCGCAAACAGAAGGGGTGATCCACCTAGAGGCGGTAATGAAAAGGTGCAGGAGGAtgcggaggggggagaaataaaGGGGGGGCATTCCCTCGGAGGGGTGGAGCGGCCACAGGGAGAGGAGAACGGGGACGAAGCGGCTGAAGAAGACCTtggcgaagcggcggaaGAAGTGCACGAGAATGAAGGCCAACTCCCAGGGGTGGCGAACCCAACGTGCGAGGACactggggggagggaagcagACGGTTCGGAGGGGACTCAGCCAAATGGACGAAGTAGAGTCGCCGAAAGGGAAGGCTCCCCTGAAGCAGTAGAGGAATGGAAAGTATCTTCATGTGATGAGAaagagaaggaggaagagacaGGACGTGGTCAGACGGTGCACAACTCCGTGGGTGAGAAAAGTGAAAACAGCTTGGAAACGGTGCCAAGTGGCAGTGGGGGATGTCCCcataaaatggggggagaagcggaggaggagaaggaggaggaggagaagaaggagaagacaGATAAGCAACATAACGAACTGGAGTTCTCTGAGGTGCAGGTGAGGGCAGTTACACTGGAAGAAGGAGACGCAAAAACGGGGGGAAAGCAGGcagcaaaggagaaaagagcgcgcggaggggagaaaaaggcgaagggtaaaaagagggggggtaagaaggagaagagggcgcgaaagggggaggggaaaaaggctaaggggaaggagaaaatgatggaggagggggaggagggagaaaaagcaACGGAGACAGCGGtggaggaaggaaaagagaCAGCCGTGGAGGAAGCAACGGAGGAGAAAATGGAGGAAGTAAGGGAAGTTAAGgtggaagaaggaaaagaagagaaaatgGAAGGCATAAAGGAGGCAGCggtgaaagaagaaaaagaagagaaaatgGGAGGCGAAAAGGAGCAGATGGAGGAGGAAGTTGAGGAGGTGAAGATGGAGAAAGCAATGGAGGTGAAGGTGGAGGAAGCAACGGAGGAGGAgatggaagaagaaaaagaagagaaactggaaggagaaaaggagCAGAGGGCGGAGGAAGCAACGGAGGAGAAGgtggaggaagaaacggAAGGGAAGACTAAAGATGAACGAAATGAGAAGTTGGGCGTGGAAAAAGAGGCGATGGTGCAGAAAGGAGGGGATATGTAtacggaggggggggggtcGACTACGATGGAGGGAGAGAAGCAGGTGACGGTGGAGGGAGAGAAGCAGGTGACGGTGGAGGGAGAGCAGCAGGTGACGGTGGAGGGAGAGCAGCAGGTGACGGTGGAGGGAGAGCAGCAGATGAAGGTGGAGGGAGAGAAGCCGACGAATGTGGAGAGTGAGAAACCTACTACGATGGAGGAAGACTCTTCGATCGGGGAAGGGACGGAGGAAAAGATCGAAGATGAGGGAGAGGCGAAGGCGGACGTGGAAAGGGAGCAGAACAGTGGCGGTgaaaaggaggcaaaacCGGGCGCCGCACAAAGAAGCGACCATGAGGACGAGCCGGGGAAGACGGCGGGGAACGAAATCGTCCACCATATTCTCAGCGAGTACTCCAACACAATTCAGTACACGAGTTTTCTCgactacataaaaaataaggagaCCGAGTAG